The following are from one region of the Hymenobacter sp. YIM 151858-1 genome:
- a CDS encoding alpha/beta hydrolase produces MMNTYSPAYDSTARIMPPHASPSEFRYAEPPGIGWVRLKFRLLSALSTELAFREAWRMFCTPRRLPRKKWEEAALATARPFRVPFEQGYLAAYEWKPKGQRTVLLVHGWEHRAAFWGVFVDALVRAGYRVVAFDGPAHGDSQTGRRTNLPQYGRATQTLADYLGEVWAVVSHSFGAATTAGLPVVFNQGTGLPRLVLMSAPGNTPAVAQRFADLLHLSPKVLARMARHVREQHGRDAESFSLAQAGPRVQAERVMLLHDCNDDSVPFGEAQEVARNWPGLDFRPTNGLGHNKIMRDKGVIQQVVEFLQ; encoded by the coding sequence ATGATGAATACGTATTCGCCCGCGTACGACAGCACCGCGCGCATCATGCCCCCGCATGCCTCGCCCTCCGAATTTCGCTACGCCGAGCCGCCGGGCATTGGCTGGGTTCGGCTGAAGTTTCGGTTGCTTTCGGCCCTCTCCACGGAGCTGGCGTTCCGGGAGGCCTGGCGGATGTTCTGCACCCCGCGCCGCTTGCCGCGCAAAAAGTGGGAAGAGGCGGCGCTGGCGACGGCGCGGCCGTTTCGGGTGCCCTTCGAGCAAGGCTACTTGGCCGCTTACGAGTGGAAACCCAAGGGCCAGCGCACCGTGCTGCTGGTGCACGGCTGGGAGCACCGCGCCGCTTTTTGGGGCGTGTTTGTGGATGCGCTGGTGCGCGCCGGTTACCGCGTGGTGGCTTTTGATGGGCCTGCGCACGGCGACTCGCAAACGGGCCGCCGTACCAACCTGCCGCAGTACGGCCGCGCCACCCAAACCCTGGCCGATTACCTGGGCGAGGTGTGGGCCGTGGTAAGCCACTCGTTTGGCGCCGCCACCACGGCGGGGTTGCCCGTGGTTTTCAACCAAGGCACGGGCTTGCCTAGGTTGGTGCTGATGAGTGCGCCCGGCAACACGCCTGCCGTAGCCCAGCGCTTCGCCGATTTGCTGCACCTCTCGCCCAAGGTGCTGGCCCGCATGGCCCGCCACGTGCGCGAGCAGCACGGCCGCGATGCCGAAAGCTTCAGCCTGGCGCAAGCCGGCCCCCGCGTGCAAGCCGAGCGCGTGATGCTGCTCCACGATTGCAACGACGATTCGGTGCCCTTCGGGGAGGCGCAGGAGGTAGCGCGCAACTGGCCCGGTTTAGACTTCCGGCCCACCAACGGCCTAGGTCATAACAAGATCATGCGCGACAAGGGCGTGATTCAACAGGTAGTGGAGTTCCTGCAATAG